Within the Herbaspirillum sp. RTI4 genome, the region AATGCGCATTCCAGCCTTCGTAGCCGACCAATGCCTGATATGGTTGGTTGTGTTCGGCTTCCAGTTCCGATGTCTCTCCTCCGCCTCCCAGCTCTTTATGCGCAAGTTGATGGTCTTGTTCTTTGTCAGTATCAAAAAAGTTCACCATCGCGTCTTTTAACGCAAGACCTGCCGCGCTATGCGCCAGCACTGAAATGACGTGCGGCCCCTCTTGCCTTACTTTGGTCAGTGGAATATCGGCGACCAAACTCTTGGGGCCGGTAAGGCTATGCGAAGCCGCATGCGCCACAAACCCGCCATTCGTGCCATGTTCAATCCCGCCTGCGTTGAGCCGGACATAACTTCCCCCGCCATTGATCACGACCTCTTCCTTGGCCGTGATGCTGATGCGGTTGGCGGTTTGCGTGATTTCCAGCTTGGCCAGCAAATTGATGCTGTTCGAGAGTGCCTGCAAGTCGATATCGCCGGCGGCAGCCACCATCTTCATTCCCGCCTTGTGGACGAAGAGCCGGAAGGCCTGCCGGACGCTGGCGAACAGATTGCCGCCATTGGCGATGGACAGGTCTTTGCCCGTGGTCAGTACCGTGTGCTGATCGCTCGTGATGTGGGTGGAATCGTGCGTGGTGGTGGCAATTCCGGCGGCACTGGACAGCACCAGATGCGGGTCGCGCAGTTCCGGGAAACCGGCTTCCGTGCCAACGCCGCCCCGGATGGCATCGCTTTGTTCTTTGAGCGCGCGCAAGACCTCGCTGTGTTGACTATCGCTATCCCTTGCGCCGTGCTGCTGCGCCAGATCGGATAGCGCGACATGCTGTTCGCGCTGCGCATTGAGGCGTTGCACCGTTTCGCCCATGTCTTTGATCGACGACGCCGCGTTCGGGCGTGGTTCGGTGGTGATCAGCAAGCCTTTTCCTGCGCGGGCGACGCCCCATCCGTCGGTGCGCAATTCCCAGCCTTCTCCGCGCGCTTCCTTTCTTCCGTAGTTGTCCTCGATGCGGGTAATAAATCCCAGCGAAAGCTGACTATTCTGGTGATCGCTTTTGAGCTGCGCCTGAATTTGATCGAGCGTGTCGTCGAGAATAAGGTGGTTGCTGCGCCCACTCCCGAAGTTGCTTTTTCCGGGAATCAGTTCGCGGCTGCGCAGGCCCGTTAACGCTTTCTCGCTCGGCAAATTCCAGGGCGGTGGGTTGCAGCCGTTATGCACGCTGCCGAGAATGAGCGGATGGTCGGGGTTGCCATCGAGCCAGGTGACGACGACTTCCTGCCCGGGTCGCGGCAGCGTGTGCAGGCCGTGCATGTTGCCGGCCCACGGTGTGGCCATGCGCACCCAGGCCGAGCTGAGCGGGGTTTTCTTGCCGAGCAAGTCCCAGTGAAATTGCACGCGCAGACGGCCGTATTTGTCGGTGGCGATTTCGCCTTGCTCGTAGCCGACCACCAGTGCGGTCTGCGTGCCGTGGATGCGGGTGTCGTTGCTGCTGTAGCCGGGGCCGGGTCGCCAGACGATGTTTTTGCGGATGCAGTTGAGCGTGTTGCGGTAGTCGGCCGGTTCGTTTTCTTGCAGGTAGTTATTGGTGACGGTGTGACGCACGTCGATGATGAGGAAGCGTTGTTTTTCTTCGCGGACATCAAAGCCCAGCAGATCGCGCAGGCGCGGATGTTTGCGCATCTGGAACCAGCGACCCGGGGCGACGTAGCGGTTGTTGCCGGCCATCGGGTGCTGTTTGGCCTGCGCGTCGGTTTCATCCATGCGATAACGCGCCTGCGTGTCGCCGTAGCCGTTTTGACTATGCTCGCAGCTGTAGGCACCGACGTAGTCGTGGCTTTCTATTTGGGGGACGTTCCTGCCTTGCGCATTGGGGCTCGTGGCCCAGGCTTGATGGCTGGGCAGATGCGCGGTTTTGAAATTGTAGGCGGTGGTGGTGCGGCTGCCGTGAGAGATGGTGCGTCCCGGGCGCCAGGTGTGGATGGCCTCGTGCTGTTCGGCGTCGTTGTCTTCGCTGTGGAAACGGATGTCGGGATTGCGTCCATCGATCGGTTGCGCTTCCTGCGCGGTGTTGTGACACAGCATGAGCTGGTGGCCGCGCTCGGTGTGTTCGTAGCGATAACTGAGACCTAACGCTTCCCAACGGCGATGCAGATAATTGGCATCGGTTTCGTTGAACTGACAGCCCATGTGCATGAGCTTGAGGTAAGCGTGGCCGCTCGGGAACGCATAGCGGTAGTCACAGCGGATGGAGGGGTAGTGACGGAAGATTTCCAGCGCCTGATCGTTGAGGGTCTGGTGACAAAACACGGCGTTGTTCTTGCGCTGGCGAAGAAAAGCCATCCACGGCTTCAACACCATGCGGTAAAACACGACGTTACCTTCGCAGCGCTCGAGGCCGAATTCGAACACGTAGCCGTTGAAGTAACGCAGGCTGCCGTCTTTGCGTTTGAGCGAGAGCGTGACCAGCTTGCCTAGCACCTCAGTCAGAGGAATGCGCGGATCGTCGGACAGGACTTCGACGGTGTAGGTGAAATCGCGGGAAAGGCCTTCGTCGGCGTCGAGACGATTGGGAACAAAGAGCGCGTCGCGCTGGTAGCGTTCGGGGCCGCTCTGGGGGCAGTTGTTATCGGGGAAATCGAGGGTGAGGATGCGTTTGTGCTGGCGGTTGTAGATCCAGCGTTCGAGGTCTTTGATGGGGGGCAGCATGCGGTGGATTCTGTGAAAGAAGAATCCTTGCTAGTCTAGGCATCTGCCAAAAAGCGTCAATCTGTGGGCAATGACTTGTCCGGTAAATGCTCGGTATATTTTTAGGGCCTTACCGCGATCCGAGCAGCGCATTCAGAAGTGCCGAATGATTTCGGAATGGATGGGAGTGAATGGCGAGACGGAGGGTCTTGAGGTTGCAGGGCGCGTGGGAATGGTGTGAAAAGTGCTGGTGACCCAGTCTGTCCGTTGGAAGGCTGGCGGTCTGCATTGTTACTTGATGAGCCGCTGATGAATTTAAAAAGCGATATTAAGCATTAATAAGCACTAATAAGCACTAATAAGCACTAATAAGCACTAATAAGCACTGAGGCGCGGGAGCAATTCAGGGAGGCACTTCCCCCCTGAATTTGCTGCCCGCACTACTGCATCAGATGTTTCCTGAAATTACGCTTTCTTCACCCACGCCACACACCAGCCCTTGGCGCTGACCAGCTTGCCGCCAAATGCGCCGCAGGGGCCGGTCGCTTCGCCTGCTTTGCCTTGATACAACTGGCAACCGCTACAGACGCGGCCGCTGACGTAGGCCGGGGCTTTCTTGATATCGACTTTGGTCGCGTCGGCTTTGTAACCGAGGGCGACGGCGGTCGGATCGGTTTCTGCCAGCTTGGCGGCTTGCGCGGTGGCGTTGCGGGCAATGCCCAGTGCCAGGACGCTGGCGGGGAGGGCGTTTAAAAATGAGCGACGAGTAAGCATGGTGGGCTTTCTGTGGTGGGTTGAATAAAGACCTTAGGGAATCTAGGCTTATATTCAAATATTGTCTAGTGCTGACTCGATATAATATAGAATAAACGGTTCAATGCCGGTTCATGGCAATAAAACAACTACTTAACCCCGGTTCAATATGGCGGAAATTCCTTCTTTTGTGACAGATGCTGACTCCGGCGATAGCAGCGACGCCTTTGCGGTCGGGGCTTATCGCAGCGGGGTAGCGGCTCGTCTGGCGGGTTTGTCGGTGGAGACTTTGCGCGTGTGGGAGCGACGCTACAGCGTTTCCGCGCCGCAGCGTTCTGCCCATGGACAGCGCCTGTATTCGGGCGAGCAGGTGCGTCGTCTTGGTCTGATCAAGAGACTGGTCGACCAGGGTCACCCTATTGGCGCGCTGGCGGCTTTGTCGTTCGCTCAGCTGGCGCAGCTGGAGTTGCCCCATGCGGTGGAGGTCAGCGCCCCGGCGTACCCGATGCGGGTAGCTCTGGTGGGGACGGCGCTGGTGCGGCGCATGGCGACCGGCGGACGCGGCAATCTGGCATTTGATGTGTTGCGTACTTGTGACAATCTGGATGGCGCGGCGCAGGCATTGAACGGGGTTCAGGTCGATGTGTTGTTGATCGAACTGTCGGAGCTGGCTGAGTCGGCCTTGTTGCAGATCGGTGAGGCGCGACAGGCTGTCGGGGCGGCCGCGGTAGTGGTGCTGTATCGCTTTTGCGCCAGTGTAACGATTCGTCAGCTACGTTCCCAGGGGTATCTGGTGGCCCGGGTTCCGCCTGATCTGGAAGAAATTGTTTTATTGTGTGAAACCGCGCTGGCGGCGCACCCGTCGGCGGTAGTGGTTGCGCGGGGTGCCGGGGCTGTGCCGGGACCGCGCCGTCTGGATGAGCAGGCATTGACTGAACTGATGGCGGCAGGTAATAAGGTGGAATGCGAATGTCCGCGTCATCTGTCGGAAATTTTACTCATGCTCGGCAGTTTTGAGCGTTACAGTGCGCAGTGTGGTGCAAGTAATCCGTACGATGCCTTGTTACATCAGGATATGTTGCTGGCCGCAGGCCAGGCGCGTGAAATACTGGAGTTTGCGATGGAGCGGCTGGCACGTGCCGAAGGTTTGCCGTTGCCGGTCATGCGGCCTCCGGGCATCGCATGAAACTGCGATATTGATGCTTAATTCGCCGTAGGGAATCTGCCGGTGTCTGCCTGACAGCAGACTGCGGCGCAAAAGTGAAGCTTGTTGTGTATTTTGTATCTTGTATCTATTTTAAGGAACCCGCATGTCATCTGATTTGACACCTGAATTCAAGGCCGTGAACGTGCCGGTATCGCAGCGTATTCGCGAACGGCTGGTGGCGGATAAAAAACGTTTCCATGCCAATGACAATATCGCCGATTACATTGAGCCCGGCGAACTCGATGCCTTGCTGGCGGAAGTGAGCGGCAAGCTGCAGGGCGTTCTGGAAAGCCTGGTCATCGATACCGCCAGCGACCACAATACCCACGACACCGGTCGCCGTGTAGCCAAGATGTTCATCAACGAAGTGTTTAACGGACGCTATGTTCCGATGCCGCCAGTGACGGAGTTTCCCAACGCCGCGCATCTGAACGAGCTGATGATCATCGGCCCCATCACAGTGCGCAGCTCCTGTTCCCATCATTTATGCCCGGTGATCGGCAAGGTGTGGATAGGCGTGATGCCAAACGAGCATTCGAATCTGATCGGCTTGTCGAAATACGCACGCATTGCCAACTGGATCATGAGCCGTCCGCAGATTCAGGAAGAGGCCGTTGTGCAGTTAGCCGACATCCTTCAGGAAAAAATGCAGCCGGATGGCTTGGCGGTAGTGATGGAAGCCGACCATTTCTGCATGCAGTGGCGAGGTGTCAAGGACATGGGCGCGCAGATGGTCAACAGCGTGATGCATGGTTCGTTCCAGAAAAATCCGTCGTTGCGGCGCGAGTTTCTCTCATTAATCAAACGTTAATTGAAAAAGGCCATCATGCTAGTTCGACTCTTATACGCCAGCCGCGCCGTCGGGACTTCGTTTGCTTCCGATTTGCAGGACATCATGCAGCACTCGCGTTCCAATAATCCGGCGCGTGGCATTACCGGCATTCTTTGCCATAGCGATGAGGTGTACATGCAGGTGCTTGAAGGTGGGCGCGATGCGGTCAACACGCTGTACTCCAAGATTTTGCGCGATCCGCGCCATACCGATGTCGTGCTGCTGCACTACGAGGAAATCAACGAACGCCGCTACGCCGGGTGGACCATGGGTCAGGCCAATCTGGGCAAGATCAATGTCTCGACTCTGCTGCGCTATTCCGAATTGCCGGAGCTCAATCCGCACCGTATGTCGGGTAAAAATTCGCTGGCAATGATTGACGATCTGATGGCGGCTGCCGCCATCGTGGGGCGCTCCTGAACGTGGCGCCGGTCATTCCGGCGCCGCGGCTCAATCCCGACAAGCTGTTCAAGAGTAAATGGACCGCCGTCACGCCCGCCAATAAAGAAAAGCATTTCATCGTGACCCGGGTATTTCTGCCGGAACCTCCTGCGACCGCAATCGAACTCATCGAGCTGGAGGCGGTGCATTCCGGGCGCAGTTTCAGCCTGCACTGGCGCGAACTTACCGACACGCTTCAGTGGCGGCAGGGCTGGCTCTAGCAGCCTGTCGATTCACCTGCGCATTCCCCCTTGCGTACTTCCCCTTGGGAATGGCATCAATCAGGAAAAATGGTATGACTCCAACACTTCATTTCGCCGTGATTGGCGCAGGGCTGGCCGGTTTGTCCTGCGCCGCTGCGCTGCAAAAAGCAGGCGTTCAGATCAGCGTGTTTGAAAAGAGCCGCGGTCCCTCTGGTCGCATGAGCACACGCCGGAGCGACGATGGGCAGTGCGATCATGGCGCGCAGTATTTCACCGCGCGCAGTCCCGCATTTAGTGCCGAAGTGGCGCGCTGGAAAGAAGCCGGCGTCGCTGCATTGTGGACGCCGAAATTGCATGCCTACGATGGCAAGACGACGACGCCGATGAACTCATCAATAGAGCGATTCGTCGGCGTGCCGGCAATGAATTCAGCGGCCGGCTGGCTGGCGAAGACACTGACGGTGTGCGCCGGTATCACGGTGCGGCAATTGCATCCTCATTCGGACGGCTGGCAGATTGAATCCGCCGAAGAGGGTTTGCTCGATACCCATTTTGACGCAGTCATACTGGCCATACCCGCACCACAGGCGGCGGCATTGCTGCCGCAATCCGCCACTGCGCTGGCGGCGATCGCAACAAGCGCCACCATGCGGCCTTGCTGGTCGCTGATGTTGCGTTTCGATGAGCCCATCGGTTTGCCGTTTGACGCCGCTTTCGTCAATCAAGGCCCGTTACGCTGGGTTGCCCGTGATACCAGCAAACCCGGTCGCAGCGGCAAAGAAACCTGGCTCTTGCATGCCACCGCTGAGTGGAGCGAAGCGCATCTGGAACAAGCTGCTGGCAGCATCGCGGCAGACTTGCTGGCGGCTTTTTCCCAACTGGGCGGCACCGTGCCGCACACCTGGACCGCGCACCGCTGGCTGTATGCCAGCACCGAGTCGGCAGTAGCGGGAGGTTGCGCATGGCAGGCCGACGCGGGACTTGGTCTGTGCGGCGACTGGCTCCACGGCGGCAAGGTCGAGGGGGCTTGGCTGAGCGGTCAGGCACTGGCGCGCAAGATGGTGGAATCCTTCGGTCTGCCACTGGACGTAGCAAGCTAGTTCCCCGGCAAAATGGCTGCGCATGAGATGTTGACGTTGGCTTCTTCTTTTGCTCATTGGCAACATCAATGTGGGATTGACGTTACCATGGTCTTTTCACGGCAGGCGCAAACGGCCTGTCTTTTCGGCCATAAAGGAATAATCTCATGATCAAATCAACAGGATATGCGGCGCAGGCAGCCGATAGCGGATTAGCACCATTTTCTTTTGAGCGCCGCGATCCCGGCGCACACGATGTGCAAATCGAAATCCTGTTTTGCGGGGTATGCCATTCGGACTTGCATACGGTCCGCGACGAATGGCATAACGCCATTTTTCCGGTCGTGCCAGGACATGAAATTGTCGGTCGCGTCACAGCGGTCGGCTCGCATGTGAAGAAATTCATGGTCGGCCAGATTGCCGGCGTTGGCTGTATGGTGGATTCTTGTCAGCATTGCGGCAGCTGCGACGAAGGACTCGAACAGTATTGCGAAAATGGCTTTACCGGCACCTACAACGATCCGGAAAAGCAGACTGGCGGCCAGACTTACGGCGGCTATTCAAACAATATCGTGGTCAATGAAAACTTCGTTTTGCATGTCTCGGAAAAACTCGACCCGGCTGCTGCTTCACCCCTGCTGTGCGCGGGTATCACCACGTTTTCCCCGCTGCGCCACTGGAAAGTCGGCCCAGGACACAAGGTCGGTATCGTTGGTCTGGGCGGTTTGGGCCACATGGGCGTCAAACTGGCGCATGCCATGGGCGCGCATGTCGTCCTGTTCACAACCTCGGTCAGCAAAAAAGCCGATGCTTTGCGACTCGGTGCCGACGAAGTCGTCATTTCCAAAGATCCGGAACAAATGGCGGCGCATCTCAACAGCTTCGATTTCATTCTCAATACCGTGGCCGCTTCACATGAGCTGGACGCGTTTTTGGTCCTGCTCAAGCGCGAAGGCACCATGACGCTGGTGGGCGTGCCTGAATTCCCGCATCCGTCTCCTTCGGTGGCGAATCTGATTTTCAAGCGCCGTCATCTGGCCGGTTCCCTGATTGGCGGTATTGCGGAAACACAAGAGATGCTCGACTTTTGCGCCGAGCATGGCATTACTTCCGATATCGAACTGATCGACATTCAAGATATCAATCAGGCCTACGAAAGAATGCTCAAGAGCGACGTCAAATACCGCTTCGTGATCGACATGGCATCGCTGACAAAGGAAAAGAAGGCTGCCTAAGACGGCCTAAGGGCGACAGGCGAGGCGCTGCCCCCGTCGGCCGTATCTTTATTCTGATCCCCGCAGTACCCAAGGCTTGCACGACTTTGCGTTGTGCAAGCCTTTTTGCTGCGCGCTCGCTTTTAAAAATTCTTGCTGGAGGGGGTGAATTATCTTCGATAGGCACCTGCCAGACTCCCATTATTATTTTCCTCGTAGAACTTCACTTTGCGCCTGCAGGCGCGGGCTTTTAGCGTATCCGTCAAAACCCGGCGAGCGTGGCGTCGTCGCTGATGTTGCCGATATTGCTGACGAGTACGCTTCATTTCAGGAGGAAACATGAGCACCATTTCGGAGAACGGGAATCCCTTTTCGCCAGCTGTTTTTCAGGCAATCGAGAGCAGTGGAAAAAAAGACAGTCCGGCGGCGAGTCGCCTGACAAATCGGGACGCGGCTTCGGCCTCCGCCACGAGGGGGACAACAGAACAGCCTTATACCGTAGCGGATGGAAATGCATTTGACGTGCTGGCAGCAGCGATCCGTAGTCCTGCCATGGAAATGCAGTGGAATGATGACGCCTCCTTCATGGCGTCCAAGCTGGCATCGCTGCAAGCGGGCGGCAAACTGTCGCAGAACGATCTCTACCGGACGATGGCGATGCTGGATCAATGGGACATCATGAACTCCGGCGACGAGTTGTACGCCCGGCTCGGTTCCCGCCCGGAAAAATCGGTGCAGGCGATGCTCAAAACCGAGGCCCCGCGATTACGGCAACTCATCAACAACCGGCAAGATCTGATCAAGGCCACACCGCTCACAGCCATGCCAGCGCTTCCTCCCAAGATTGCCGCTGCCTTGCCGGGAGCCGAGCTAGCCAAGGCGCGCAAGTATTTCACCAGCGCGGTGTGCGCCCGGTTGTTCGTGAATCAGCATATCGGGGTATTGCAGGAGCGGCTGGCACGCGATTCGCAGACGGTCATGACGGGTTTTCAGTCGATTCTTTCGGCGCAATTTTTTTCAACATTGCCGTCCCCTGCGTCTTTCCCGCGCAAAGAGTCAGAACCAGGACGCGCCGATGGGCGTTTGCAAAAGAGCATGCAAGGTCTGCTGCAATCCACTGCCAGGGAATTCTATGCGCGCTATACGGAGAAGGGAAACAGCGCCGATCTGGACGGATGGATTAAAACTGTGGCCGGAAAAATCACCATGCCTGCCGCCGCGTCGCTGGTGAAGACGCCTTTTTCTGTGCAAATAGCCGAGCAACTGGGCAAAGCGTTTTCGGAAACACCGCTCGATGCGGCCATTTTGCAGACCGCCTTTCCGCATATCTTTAATGATCGCAACAAGCTGATCGCGGCGGCAGAAACCGTTCGCACCGGGCAGCAAACGCACCGGGTTTTTGGTGCGCATATCAGTACCGCGGCCGGTGTGGCGGGGATGGTCGATGGTGGGAAACTATTGGCGGGCGGGGAAGAGCTTCAACCCAAAGATGCCTATACCGCAAGGACGGCCATTTCTAACGGGGTGGTGTATTTGTTTGTCGGACTGGCGCCGCCGGTCGATTACGCTGGGTTCGGAACGGCGAAGGGATTTACTGAAAATTTCAAGGCCGGACTTTCTCCCGCCCTGCAAGCGGGGTGGATGAACGTCAGCCGATCCGTGTCCAATCCCGCCGGAAAAATAGAGAAAGACAGGGCGCTGGCAGAACTCAATACGCTGGTGGTAAAAGAAACCGGTTCTCCTGCGTTCTCATTGAAATTGCAAGGCCGGCGGCTGGTATTCGCCGACGCAACGAGTGCATTGGCGGCGCTGAAAAAAACCGGGCAGAACGTCGGCGGCGGAATGGCGCAGGTCGCCGCCGCTTTATACGGGACGATTCAGGCGGGCGGTTTGCCGGAGACGACGGTAGAGGAAAAAAACTTCAAGGCCAGTGAAATTGCCAAGCAGAGTATCGGCGCAATCGGCAGCAGCAGCCATTTGCTGGCAGCGGGCATCGATACCTTGACGCAGGGTCCCAGGATCGCCCCAAAGGTATTGGGGGCCATAGG harbors:
- a CDS encoding NAD(P)-dependent alcohol dehydrogenase is translated as MIKSTGYAAQAADSGLAPFSFERRDPGAHDVQIEILFCGVCHSDLHTVRDEWHNAIFPVVPGHEIVGRVTAVGSHVKKFMVGQIAGVGCMVDSCQHCGSCDEGLEQYCENGFTGTYNDPEKQTGGQTYGGYSNNIVVNENFVLHVSEKLDPAAASPLLCAGITTFSPLRHWKVGPGHKVGIVGLGGLGHMGVKLAHAMGAHVVLFTTSVSKKADALRLGADEVVISKDPEQMAAHLNSFDFILNTVAASHELDAFLVLLKREGTMTLVGVPEFPHPSPSVANLIFKRRHLAGSLIGGIAETQEMLDFCAEHGITSDIELIDIQDINQAYERMLKSDVKYRFVIDMASLTKEKKAA
- the folE gene encoding GTP cyclohydrolase I encodes the protein MSSDLTPEFKAVNVPVSQRIRERLVADKKRFHANDNIADYIEPGELDALLAEVSGKLQGVLESLVIDTASDHNTHDTGRRVAKMFINEVFNGRYVPMPPVTEFPNAAHLNELMIIGPITVRSSCSHHLCPVIGKVWIGVMPNEHSNLIGLSKYARIANWIMSRPQIQEEAVVQLADILQEKMQPDGLAVVMEADHFCMQWRGVKDMGAQMVNSVMHGSFQKNPSLRREFLSLIKR
- a CDS encoding TIGR02450 family Trp-rich protein; translation: MAPVIPAPRLNPDKLFKSKWTAVTPANKEKHFIVTRVFLPEPPATAIELIELEAVHSGRSFSLHWRELTDTLQWRQGWL
- a CDS encoding type VI secretion system Vgr family protein, translating into MLPPIKDLERWIYNRQHKRILTLDFPDNNCPQSGPERYQRDALFVPNRLDADEGLSRDFTYTVEVLSDDPRIPLTEVLGKLVTLSLKRKDGSLRYFNGYVFEFGLERCEGNVVFYRMVLKPWMAFLRQRKNNAVFCHQTLNDQALEIFRHYPSIRCDYRYAFPSGHAYLKLMHMGCQFNETDANYLHRRWEALGLSYRYEHTERGHQLMLCHNTAQEAQPIDGRNPDIRFHSEDNDAEQHEAIHTWRPGRTISHGSRTTTAYNFKTAHLPSHQAWATSPNAQGRNVPQIESHDYVGAYSCEHSQNGYGDTQARYRMDETDAQAKQHPMAGNNRYVAPGRWFQMRKHPRLRDLLGFDVREEKQRFLIIDVRHTVTNNYLQENEPADYRNTLNCIRKNIVWRPGPGYSSNDTRIHGTQTALVVGYEQGEIATDKYGRLRVQFHWDLLGKKTPLSSAWVRMATPWAGNMHGLHTLPRPGQEVVVTWLDGNPDHPLILGSVHNGCNPPPWNLPSEKALTGLRSRELIPGKSNFGSGRSNHLILDDTLDQIQAQLKSDHQNSQLSLGFITRIEDNYGRKEARGEGWELRTDGWGVARAGKGLLITTEPRPNAASSIKDMGETVQRLNAQREQHVALSDLAQQHGARDSDSQHSEVLRALKEQSDAIRGGVGTEAGFPELRDPHLVLSSAAGIATTTHDSTHITSDQHTVLTTGKDLSIANGGNLFASVRQAFRLFVHKAGMKMVAAAGDIDLQALSNSINLLAKLEITQTANRISITAKEEVVINGGGSYVRLNAGGIEHGTNGGFVAHAASHSLTGPKSLVADIPLTKVRQEGPHVISVLAHSAAGLALKDAMVNFFDTDKEQDHQLAHKELGGGGETSELEAEHNQPYQALVGYEGWNAHFHEEMVEDDEEEEFDIGHDTLEEHPTDGLIIPRNLG
- a CDS encoding BLUF domain-containing protein — its product is MLVRLLYASRAVGTSFASDLQDIMQHSRSNNPARGITGILCHSDEVYMQVLEGGRDAVNTLYSKILRDPRHTDVVLLHYEEINERRYAGWTMGQANLGKINVSTLLRYSELPELNPHRMSGKNSLAMIDDLMAAAAIVGRS
- a CDS encoding NAD(P)/FAD-dependent oxidoreductase yields the protein MTPTLHFAVIGAGLAGLSCAAALQKAGVQISVFEKSRGPSGRMSTRRSDDGQCDHGAQYFTARSPAFSAEVARWKEAGVAALWTPKLHAYDGKTTTPMNSSIERFVGVPAMNSAAGWLAKTLTVCAGITVRQLHPHSDGWQIESAEEGLLDTHFDAVILAIPAPQAAALLPQSATALAAIATSATMRPCWSLMLRFDEPIGLPFDAAFVNQGPLRWVARDTSKPGRSGKETWLLHATAEWSEAHLEQAAGSIAADLLAAFSQLGGTVPHTWTAHRWLYASTESAVAGGCAWQADAGLGLCGDWLHGGKVEGAWLSGQALARKMVESFGLPLDVAS
- a CDS encoding MerR family transcriptional regulator, with the translated sequence MAEIPSFVTDADSGDSSDAFAVGAYRSGVAARLAGLSVETLRVWERRYSVSAPQRSAHGQRLYSGEQVRRLGLIKRLVDQGHPIGALAALSFAQLAQLELPHAVEVSAPAYPMRVALVGTALVRRMATGGRGNLAFDVLRTCDNLDGAAQALNGVQVDVLLIELSELAESALLQIGEARQAVGAAAVVVLYRFCASVTIRQLRSQGYLVARVPPDLEEIVLLCETALAAHPSAVVVARGAGAVPGPRRLDEQALTELMAAGNKVECECPRHLSEILLMLGSFERYSAQCGASNPYDALLHQDMLLAAGQAREILEFAMERLARAEGLPLPVMRPPGIA
- a CDS encoding high-potential iron-sulfur protein: MLTRRSFLNALPASVLALGIARNATAQAAKLAETDPTAVALGYKADATKVDIKKAPAYVSGRVCSGCQLYQGKAGEATGPCGAFGGKLVSAKGWCVAWVKKA